The window CTAAAGGTTTTTCCACATTCGCTACATTCATATGGCTTTTCTCCAGTATGAACTCTCTGATGTTTAGTAAGGGATGAGCAGTggctaaaggctttcccacattcctgacatttgtagggtttctctccagtatgagttcTTTGATGTTTAATAAGAGctgaggaatgaatgaaagctttatcacattcattacattcatacGGCTTCACTCCAGTATGAATCAACTGATGCTGTACCAGATGTGTACTTCGATTAAAACCTTTTCCGCATTCATTGCATTCATACGGTCTCTCCCCaatgtgaattctctgatgtatCGCGAGGGATGAGCTTTCTGTGAAGGCCTTCTTGCATTCACTGCATTCAAAGAGAATTCTGGTATGAGTTCTCTGATGTTTAGTTAAATTAGCTCTGTGGCTAAaagatttcccacattcattacagctatagggtttctctccagtatggacTCTCTGGTGTCGAATAAGCACCGAATGGTAAGTGAAGAGCTCCCCGCAATCGTTACATTTATGAGGTTTTTTCTCTTTACAGgttctttgctttttcattaaGTTTGATTTCGGTTTCAACCTCTTTCCAAGTGTATGGAAGGCATAAGATCCTTTGGGAACTCTGTCTTGAGTGAGAAGAACAGACTTCTGACCAAAGTTTTTCCAATATACGTCATGCTCATGAGCTCCTTCTTCGGGGAGTGAATTCACATGGGTGAACATATCTCTCAAGGGTCTCTCCTGGTTTCCTTGCTGATTCTCTAACCAATTTTCACATTCAAGAGTTGTTTCCAAGCTGGAGTCATAGACACCGTTTCCTGTCAGTCTGTCTATTACTGTGGCTTGGCATgattcttctttggaaatatctTGCGCTGAAGTTGAATCTTTGCCCTCAGGTTTAGCCTCCAGGTCTGAAAGAAattggaaatgcaaatttcctTCGTTTTCAGTGCTCAACAAAAAGCAGTTCTGTAATAGCTAATGAAGATGAAACGCATGCTTTCGAGGAGTAGGTGGATTTGACTTTCATAAAATGATTTGCAAAGAGAagcaaatgaaaggaaacaaatgcaCAGACGTGGAGAGAATGAGGAGACCTTATCCAGGACAGTCAAAAGGGGATAAAGATGACCAGAAATACAGGAGAAGGAGAGATTCAGATATGGAGCAATAATACATCACTGGATGAGCAGGTACTGAGCACACTAGATCAGCAGAGGGGAGAAAAATTCTTACTGAACATCGACTTCTGTAATAAATACACGGTTATCACTTCAGTGTAGAGGATGGTCATGACGCCTAGGTTTCCAGACACCCAGTCCTACTCGTGTCCAAATACGCGTCCCATTTCCAGTCTAATCTTCCCTAACAATGCTTTTATAATACACCTCTGATCAAAAATCTATGATCGCCCAAAGATATAAAGgcaaatatatgaaattatactTACACAAGACTCATTATAACACTAGATGAGACAGCAAAAGACTGGTAAATCTTAATATCCTACCTATACAACAGAGAACTCATTAAACACATGATGATATAGACATACAACTGGAAAATCTTAATATTCTACTGTAGAGAACTCATTAAATACGCTATGATGTAGGCATAAAATGGAGTACTAGgcgactttttaaaaagtcagaaaggTTTCCATATATAGGTATGAAGTTCTCTCCAGGAtagagtaaataattaaaaaaaaaaaaaccagcaggCTGCAAGTAAGGGTGTATAGTTTGCTACTTTTTGTGtaggaaaaaaggggggggtagggagatacaaatatacatacatatttagtTATATCTTCAAAAACCAAGGACAGATTAATGAAATACTAGTAAAAATGGTTGCCTATGGGGAAAGTATCAGAATAGAAGAGGGCAGGGATGGAAGCtagatctctttatttttttttttttaatttttttttttaacgtgtatttatttttgagacagagagagacagagcatgaacgggggaggggcagagagagagggagatacagaatcggaagcaggctcaaggctctgagccatcagcccagagcccgacgcggggctcgaactcacggaccgtgagatcgtgacctgagctgaagtcggacgcttaaccgactgagccacccaggcacccctagatctcTTTAAACATattagaatttttacatccaaTATAAAACTACTTcataaagctaaaataatttaaagagtgTGCGTCAAAGGAATAGATTGGTCAGTCAAACAGGAGAGCAACTTCCGAAAGAGTCAAGGATGTGCGGCTAAAAACAATACAAAGGTGATATTTCAGTCAGTCAGTAAAAGGTAATTTGTTTTCCAACAAATGGCGCTATG is drawn from Panthera uncia isolate 11264 chromosome E1, Puncia_PCG_1.0, whole genome shotgun sequence and contains these coding sequences:
- the ZNF286A gene encoding zinc finger protein 286A, producing METDVHEKRALSSQDAPLSQERSTEEGEVAALRLTARSQASVTFKDVAMDFTPEEWGKLDPAQREVMLENYRNLVSLWLPVSKSENYNLESGKEPLMLERKAPKSSYSDLEAKPEGKDSTSAQDISKEESCQATVIDRLTGNGVYDSSLETTLECENWLENQQGNQERPLRDMFTHVNSLPEEGAHEHDVYWKNFGQKSVLLTQDRVPKGSYAFHTLGKRLKPKSNLMKKQRTCKEKKPHKCNDCGELFTYHSVLIRHQRVHTGEKPYSCNECGKSFSHRANLTKHQRTHTRILFECSECKKAFTESSSLAIHQRIHIGERPYECNECGKGFNRSTHLVQHQLIHTGVKPYECNECDKAFIHSSALIKHQRTHTGEKPYKCQECGKAFSHCSSLTKHQRVHTGEKPYECSECGKTFSQSTHLVQHQRIHTGEKPYECNECGKTFSRSSNFAKHQRIHIGKKPYKCNECGKAFIHSSALIQHQRTHTGEKPYRCDECGKSFKCSSSLIRHQRIHTEEQL